The following coding sequences lie in one Maylandia zebra isolate NMK-2024a linkage group LG14, Mzebra_GT3a, whole genome shotgun sequence genomic window:
- the zc3h4 gene encoding zinc finger CCCH domain-containing protein 4 isoform X3, giving the protein MEEEEMAGGVSAVGPGGDGEEVGGGEGGHEGSAERPRRSRERHASSGSDDERAHRRKRKRKKEREREKRRSKKKRKSRHKRHASSDDDHSDYSDESDYSPSEKRKYREYSPQYGSSRGSYGGAKRGGYMKMEKQGYGGYDDYEDDNFEGEEDEDMGDDDYDDFTKELNQYRKAKEGGGGRGGRGARGRMKNHRGRGLMRGGRRGRGGGRGRGGRGGGGKMGGDDDGDGYGDEMEYGDDDYDMGDDDYDDYSKELNQYKKSKDRGRGGKGGRGRGRGKGGRGMIRGAKGRNRGRGRGDMGNDDNGDMDNGDGVGGDGPGMGRRNQNEKHQDKKGKAICKYYIEGRCTWGDHCNFSHDIELPKKKELCKFYITGFCARADHCPYMHGEFPCKLFHTTGKCVNGDECMFSHEELNDDTRELLNKMLAEDAEAGAEDEKEVEELKKQGINPLPKPPPGVGLLPTPPRPVPVETNTGGVDFAGPPAGDFGGLPGPNQVPMAVKGPPGPGPVPVPGPCVGPPVHGPDGSPFQGGPPNPPGLPPPPHMGPPPPAGGGGGGGGMGKKIPSLFEIKVQPTGQLAQKLAVRSQGPSTNQGQTPTPGPQGPPGAPPPRFPAPPGMMPPDMQNMGPNLGMNQGPPNMGPGGPPMMGGFPPGEGPPHGGAMPPGPPQGGGNFYNNFYNQQEGMKMEGVVQEGDSYQGFSGMDERGGTGTFGNQSGNQEGPANGATANQGGISVPDFLPPAQRVLFMRIQQKQQEEEERARRMAEGGAEKSRDTEGDSGNWYSSEDEDGGGSVTSILKTLRQQTQAPQKSDVHPSDPRLVKASPSHPPARPADPRLARDPRLARAAESAQISDPTHSTLAPSSSGPPADPRLARLAAAASAGSASHSPPAAKPEPPLVYKPPPLTTPAVDEEETERVLRDKPVPIPLDPLMGMALKDPRSQLQQFSHIKKDIVLHMPAFAKTITWSPEDLLPLPIPKQDLLPLPPGIPPVSTLDSRLSRGQQQQLHTPLTHSQPPSVQPPPSLDAPAPSSSASTLPEFEFLSRILKNVNSSTSQTPSPPHLPTPPTTMPVMGQPQSMPAASIEKPVDPRVARKVPSDPRLQPPKSALKQPSEPVPPPSTSPAPTSSSSPPAIAPYDPRLLSSVGAGRSVGAGTPGGASVLSSISLYDPRTNKPGSPGTSSGANNSPNSASQTESKLSDPTTSKPKSKEPLFVRKSALDQPEPEKSTEQGTDRYNSYNRPRPKPAPSPNSTAQGGPAAAGVAAAGGQGAPGSAADQAPAGVHNLPVSSLFGVVKQASKPGGTSSPFGGNSPAQSDQAAAEQDNGSLKEVFKGFDPTASPFCQ; this is encoded by the exons atggaggaggaagaaatggCAGGAGGTGTGTCAGCAGTCGGTCCAGGTGGAGACGGTGAAGAAGTGGGTGGAGGTGAAGGAGGCCACGAAGGGTCGGCGGAGCGGCCTCGGCGAAGTAGGGAGCGCCACGCTAGCAGCGGTTCAGACGACGAGAGAGCCCACCGTCGTAAGAGGAAGCGGAAGAAGGAGCgggaaagagaaaagaggaggtCCAAGAAGAAACGCAAATCACGACATAAA CGTCATGCGTCCTCGGATGATGACCACTCAGACTACAGTGATGAGTCTGACTACAGTCCCAGTGAGAAAAGGAAATATAGAGAGTACAGCCCCCAGTACGGTTCT TCTCGTGGGAGCTACGGTGGCGCAAAGAGGGGTGGTTACATGAAGATGGAGAAACAGGGTTACGGAGGTTACGATGACTACGAAGATGACAACTTtgagggagaggaagatgaagacATGGGGGATGACGACTACGATGACTTCACCAAGGAGCTCAACCAGTACCGAAAGGCCAAGGAGGGAGGTGGCGGCCGTGGTGGGCGAG GGGCCAGAGGTCGTATGAAGAACCACAGAGGCCGTGGATTAatgagaggagggaggaggggaagaggaggaggcagaggaagaggagggcgaGGCGGAGGAGGAAAGATGGGAGGAGATGATGATGGAGACGGCTACGGAGATGAAATGGAG TATGGAGATGATGACTACGACATGGGTGATGATGACTATGATGACTACTCGAAAGAGCTCAACCAGTACAAGAAGTCCAAAGACAGAGGCAGAG GTGGTAAAGGGGGCCGCGGGCGAGGCAGAGGTAAAGGAGGGCGTGGCATGATTAGAGGAGCAAAGGGTCGAaacagagggagaggaagaggagacatggggaATGATGACAACGGAGACATGGACAACGGG GATGGTGTTGGAGGTGATGGACCGGGAATGGGGAGGAGGAATCAGAATGAAAAGCACCAGGACAAGAAAGGAAAGGCCATCTGCAAGTACTACATCGAGGGGAGATGCACTTGG GGCGACCACTGTAACTTCAGCCATGACATTGAGCTGCCAAAGAAGAAGGAGTTGTGCAAGTTCTACATCACTGGATTCTGTGCCCGAGCTGACCACTGTCCTTACATGCATG GTGAATTCCCCTGTAAGCTGTTCCACACCACAGGGAAGTGTGTCAATGGTGACGAGTGTATGTTCTCCCACGAGGAACTCAATGATGATACTCGGGAGCTGCTTAACAAG ATGCTGGCAGAGGATGCAGAAGCTGGAGCTGAGGACGAAAAAGAggtggaggagctgaagaagcaAGGAATTAACCCGCTTCCTAAGCCCCCTCCTGGAGTCGGCCTCCTTCCAACCCCTCCCCGGCCCGTTCCTGTTGAAACCAACACAGGTGGTGTGGATTTTGCTGGGCCTCCAGCTGGTGACTTTGGGGGTCTTCCTGGACCTAATCAGGTGCCCATGGCTGTCAAAGGTCCCCCAGGACCAGGGCCTGTTCCTGTCCCTGGTCCCTGCGTCGGTCCACCTGTCCACGGTCCTGATGGAAGTCCCTTCCAAGGTGGCCCGCCGAATCCCCCTggccttcctcctcctccccacaTGGGTCCCCCACCTCCtgctggtggaggaggaggaggaggaggcatgGGGAAGAAGATCCCCTCGTTGTTTGAGATTAAAGTTCAGCCCACAGGACAGCTGGCCCAGAAACTCGCAGTTAG AAGCCAGGGCCCCAGTACCAACCAGGGTCAGACCCCAACACCTGGACCTCAAGGGCCCCCTGGTGCCCCTCCTCCCAGATTCCCTGCCCCTCCAGGTATGATGCCCCCTGACATGCAGAACATGGGCCCCAACCTTGGAATGAACCAGGGCCCTCCCAACATGGGACCCGGTGGACCACCAATGATGGGAGGATTTCCACCAGGAGAGGGCCCTCCACATGGAGGTGCTATGCCTCCAGGTCCTCCTCAGGGAGGAGGAAACTTCTACAATAACTTCTACAATCAGCAAGAGGGTATGAAGATGGAGGGTGTGGTTCAAGAAG GTGACAGTTACCAGGGTTTTTCCGGTATGGACGAGAGAGGAGGCACAGGAACATTTGGAAATCAGTCAGGCAACCAGGAAGGCCCTGCTAATGGAGCCACAGCCAATCAGGGGGGGATTTCTGTGCCTGACTTTCTGCCACCTGCTCAGCGCGTCCTCTTCATGAGGATCCAACAGAAGcagcaagaggaagaggaaagagCTCGCAGGATGGCTGAGGGAGGAGCAGAAAAAAGCAGAGACACTGAAG GTGACTCAGGGAACTGGTATTCTAGCGAGGATGAGGATGGCGGTGGGAGCGTGACTTCCATCCTGAAGACCCTCCGTCAGCAGACCCAGGCTCCTCAAAAATCTGACGTGCATCCGAGCGACCCACGCCTTGTGAAAGCCTCTCCTTCCCACCCTCCGGCTCGCCCAGCAGACCCCCGCTTAGCTCGGGATCCACGCTTGGCACGTGCTGCTGAGTCAGCTCAAATCTCTGACCCCACCCACTCCACACTCGCTCCATCGTCATCTGGACCACCTGCAGACCCCAGGCTAGCTAGGCTAGCTGCTGCTGCCTCAGCAGGATCTGCCTCCCATTCGCCTCCAGCTGCTAAGCCTGAACCTCCCCTGGTCTATAAGCCCCCTCCGCTCACGACCCCGGCAGTGGATGAGGAGGAGACTGAGCGGGTTCTACGGGACAAGCCCGTGCCGATTCCTCTGGATCCGCTCATGGGTATGGCTCTGAAAGACCCACGTTCCCAGTTGCAGCAGTTCAGCCACATCAAGAAGGATATTGTTCTTCACATGCCAGCATTCGCTAAAACGATCACCTGGTCTCCTGAAGATCTGCTTCCGCTCCCTATTCCCAAGCAGGACCTGCTTCCTCTACCCCCGGGCATCCCTCCCGTGTCCACCCTTGACTCACGTCTGTCCCgtggtcagcagcagcagttacaCACGCCACTCACTCACTCGCAACCTCCTTCCGTACAGCCTCCTCCTTCCTTAGACGCCCCTGCTCCCTCCTCCTCAGCTTCTACCCTCCCAGAATTTGAATTTCTGTCTCGCATCCTGAAGAATGTTAACTCCAGCACGTCCCAgactccttctcctcctcattTACCCACACCCCCTACCACTATGCCAGTTATGGGTCAACCTCAGTCCATGCCTGCAGCTTCTATAGAAAAGCCTGTTGACCCCCGTGTTGCCCGCAAAGTCCCCTCTGATCCCCGTCTCCAGCCACCGAAGTCGGCActgaagcagccatcagaaccTGTGCCCCCTCCGTCCACATCTCCTGCACCAACATCTAGTTCTTCTCCACCTGCCATCGCTCCCTATGACCCACGGTTGCTCTCCTCAGTTGGGGCAGGGCGCAGTGTAGGGGCCGGGACACCAGGGGGTGCCAGTGTGCTGAGCAGCATTAGTCTGTATGACCCTCGGACTAACAAACCAGGCAGCCCTGGTACCAGCAGTGGCGCTAACAACTCTCCTAACTCAGCCAGCCAAACTGAGTCCAAACTCAGTGACCCCACAACGAGTAAACCTAAATCCAAGGAGCCCCTCTTTGTTCGGAAGTCTGCATTGGACCAACCTGAGCCAGAGAAAAGTACAGAGCAAGGCACGGATAGATACAACAGCTATAACAGGCCCCGACCCAAACCTGCGCCCTCACCTAACTCCACAGCTCAGGGCGGGCCTGCTGCAGCTGGGGTGGCTGCAGCTGGAGGTCAGGGTGCTCCTGGATCTGCTGCAGACCAGGCGCCTGCAGGGGTCCATAACCTACCAGTATCCTCTTTATTTGGTGTTGTGAAGCAGGCTAGTAAGCCTGGCGGGACAAGCAGCCCCTTTGGGGGAAACAGCCCTGCACAGTCTGATCAGGCGGCCGCAGAGCAGGACAACGGCTCCCTGAAGGAAGTTTTCAAAGGCTTTGACCCCACAGCCTCTCCCTTCTGCCAGTGA